A segment of the Streptomyces sp. L2 genome:
CAGCGTCGCCGAGAGCTCACCGCCGGTCCGGCTGGTGACCACGTGGGCGGCGCCCGGCCGGGCGGAGGGCGAGGACCGGCATGCGCGGGTGACCTTCGAGATCCGGCCGTACGAGGACATCGTCCGGCTGACCGTCACCCACGCGGAGCTGAGCGGTGAGGACGAGTACGAGGGCGCCGCGTCCGGGTGGCCCGCCGTCCTGTCCAACCTCAAGACGCTGCTGGAGACCGGCCGCACCCTCCCGCAGGCGCCCTGGCGGATGCCCCGGAACTGAGTGCGCGGGCGGTGGCGGGGACCGGCCCAGGCCGGCGGGCCCCGGGGACGCGCCGGAGGCCGGCCCGCACAGGCGGGCCGGCCTCTCGTTTCCTCGTGCCCTTTCCTTCCTCGTGCCGCCGTTCCTGCAGCTCTCCTCGTGCCGCCGTCCCTACGGCCGCGCGGCGCTCCTCGCGGACGCACCGGCGCACAGCGCCCCGAGGACGATGGCCAGCGCGCCGATGACGATGTTGTTGACGATCACGCCGGTGTCCGGGCTGCTGCCCACGATCCAGGGTGCGATGATCATCCAGACGCCCAGGGCGCACATCGCCCAGCTGAGGCCGTACATCCGGGCGGGTGCCGTGGTGAACCCCAGCGCCAGCAGCCCGATCGCGATGCCCATGATCAGGTTGTGGACCACGAGGGGCGGCTGGCTCGCCGTGTAGTGCACGATCCACGGTGAGGCCGCGCAGTACAGGCCGAGCAGGAACACCGGCCCGTCCACGAGTGCCACATCACGGCCGCCGAGCATGCGGGCGTAGCGCTCCCGCATCTCGGAGACATCGGGGTGGCTGCTGATATCGCCCCTGTGCGAGACGTTGGCCATGACTCGTCTCCTTTGACTGGCAGGCCTGACCGCGTGTTTGGTGCGGTATGCGGTAAGCGCCGCTTACCATCCATTCTGCTCTTATTTCTTCTTTATGTGTAGAGCTCACGGGCGAACCCGACGGGCACCCGTGGCAGCCCTCCCGAAGATTTCCCGGGCGCGGTGTCGATCCGGCGTCGCGCCGTTCGTGTAGGAGGTGAACCCCAGCCCCGGAGCACACAGCCCCGGCGCACACGGCCCGGAGCACACCGCCCCGGCACACTGAAAGCATCAGGAGGACGTCATGAAGCACTACCTGCTCAGCGTGGTCCAGCCGGCCGGCGCGCAGCCCCCCGCCCCCGACGAGCTGGAAGCGATCATGCGCGACGTCAGGGCCTTCAACGACGAACTGCGCGACGCCGGGGCCTGGGTTTTCGCCGGCGGCCTGCACGGGCCGGACACCGCCACCCTGCTGCGGACCAAGGACGGCGACGTGCTCATCACCGACGGACCGTACGCCGAGGGCAAGGAGTACCTGGGCGGGCTCTGCCTGATCCGGGCCGCCGACCTCGACGAGGCGCTGGCGTGGGCCCGCAAGGCCGCCCTCGCCACGACCCTCCCGATCGAGGTGCGGGCCTTCGTGGACGAACACTGATGGACCCGGCCCCCGGCGTCGAGGCCGTCTTCCGCGCCGAGTACGGGCGCGCGGTCTCCGTCCTCGTCCGCTTCCTCGGCGACATCGACCTCGCCGAGGAAGCGGTCCAGGAC
Coding sequences within it:
- a CDS encoding YciI family protein, giving the protein MKHYLLSVVQPAGAQPPAPDELEAIMRDVRAFNDELRDAGAWVFAGGLHGPDTATLLRTKDGDVLITDGPYAEGKEYLGGLCLIRAADLDEALAWARKAALATTLPIEVRAFVDEH
- a CDS encoding SPW repeat protein → MANVSHRGDISSHPDVSEMRERYARMLGGRDVALVDGPVFLLGLYCAASPWIVHYTASQPPLVVHNLIMGIAIGLLALGFTTAPARMYGLSWAMCALGVWMIIAPWIVGSSPDTGVIVNNIVIGALAIVLGALCAGASARSAARP
- a CDS encoding SRPBCC family protein, which codes for MTDEPSFVYVTYIASGAERVWAALTDADLTAAYWGHRNVSDWRPGSRWEHVRADGSRVADVVGSVAESSPPVRLVTTWAAPGRAEGEDRHARVTFEIRPYEDIVRLTVTHAELSGEDEYEGAASGWPAVLSNLKTLLETGRTLPQAPWRMPRN